The following is a genomic window from Nocardioides thalensis.
GCCCTCGTGGTGGCGCTTCTGCCCGCCGCGCCCGGGGGTGCCGAGCTGCTCGAGTGGCTCGGTGACCGGGTGCCGGGCGTCGCCCTGCTGCGCGACTCGCACCGGTTCCTCGCCCCGCTCGGACTGGTCCTGGCCGTCGGTGCGGCCGGCGCCGCGACGGCGGTGCGGGAGCGGGTCCGCCCCGGACGCGGAGCCCTGTGGTCCGTCGTCGGCCTCATCGTCGCCGCCCCCGTGCTCCTGTTGCCCACGCTCGCCTGGGGAGCCGGCGGCGACCTGGAGCGGTCGTCGTACCCCCGCGCGTGGAGCGACGTCGCCGCGGTCCTCGACGACGAGCCCGGCCGCACCGTCGTGCTGCCGTGGGCCGGCTCCTACCGCGGCTACGACTGGAACCACCGCCGCGCGGTGCTCGACCCCGCGCCGCGTTTCCTGCCGGGGGCGGTGCTCGTCGACGACCGGGTCTACCTCGACGACGGCGTGGTGCCCGCCGAGGACCCGCTGGTCGAGGACGTCCGCGTCGCCCTGGCGGCCGACGATCCCGCCACCGCCCTGCGCGGCCTGGGCGTGCGCTGGGTGCTTGTCGAGGAGGGCATGGGGGATCCGGACGTGCCCGACGGCACCGTCAGGTACGACGCCGGCGGCCTCCGCCTGGTCGACCTCGGCGAGCCGGCATCCGTGCCCGACCGCGCCGACCGCTCGCGTGCCGTCCTCGTATTAGTTGCCGACACTTTGGCTGTTGTTTTGATTTTCAACGGCGTTGGGTCGATACTCCGGGCAGGGAGTAACGCGCGTCACACCGCATCTGCCGGACCTGGGGAGGACCGGCAGGCCACATGGGGATGACGTGGAGGCGCGCCGAGCGGCGCGCTCGCACAGTCTTTGGGAGGGGACTGCGTATGAACACTGTGATCGCTGCGATCGTCGGAGCGCTGGCGGCCGGGGCCGTGATGGTGGGTGGCGTCAACGCCGCCCAGGACACGACCGAGCCCGTCGCCCAGAGCGAGCTCTACACCTACTCGAGCCGGTAGCCGGCTGGGGTCGACACGCGTCCGGGCACTGCCCGGCCGCGCATCGACGCACAGCCTGCCGCATTCGGCTTGGGAGGGTCCGATGCTGCACATCGTCATTCCGGCGTACAACGAGGAACGCCGGCTGCCGCGCACCTTGCGCGAGCTCCGTCGCTACGTGAGCGCCCATCGCGCCGTGCTCGGCGACGCGACCGTCGTCGTGGTCGACAACGGGAGCACCGACCGCACTGCCGAGCTGGCCCGCGAGGCCGACCGCCCGGCGCTGCCGGTGCGGGTCGTGCGCTGCGCCGTCCGGGGCAAGGGCGCTGCCGTGCGCGCCGGCCTGCTGGCCACCGCTGCCGCCGACGACGACCTGGTCTGCTTCATGGACGCCGACGGCGCCACTGGGCTGGACGCACTGCTCGAGGCGTGGCGGCGTACGGCGCTCGGCGCCGACGTCGTGATCGGGTCGCGCGGCCTGCCCGGCTCGCGCACCGACGTCCGCTCCGACCGCGTGCGCAGCACCGGCGCCGCCTGCTACCGCCGGCTCACCGCGCGGCTGCTGCCCGACATCGCCGACACCCAGTGCGGGTTCAAGGTGTTCCGCGGCGAGGTCGCCCGTCGGGCCGCCGGCGACCTGCGGGCCCGCGGCTTCTCGTTCGACGTCGAGCTCCTCGTGCGCCTGCGCGCCGCCGGTGCCCGGATCGACGAGATCCCGGTGACGTGGGCCGACGTCCCCGGCTCGACGTTCGTCCCGGCCCGTCACGGCGCAGGGGCCTTCGCCGAGCTCGCCGCCATCGCGTGGCGCACCCGCCGGCTCGCTGCCGGCACCCTGACTGCCGGCTCGGCGGCGGGCGCGGGACCGCGTTCCCCCATGACGCGGCCCGCTCCCGTCGCCTTG
Proteins encoded in this region:
- a CDS encoding glycosyltransferase; translated protein: MLHIVIPAYNEERRLPRTLRELRRYVSAHRAVLGDATVVVVDNGSTDRTAELAREADRPALPVRVVRCAVRGKGAAVRAGLLATAAADDDLVCFMDADGATGLDALLEAWRRTALGADVVIGSRGLPGSRTDVRSDRVRSTGAACYRRLTARLLPDIADTQCGFKVFRGEVARRAAGDLRARGFSFDVELLVRLRAAGARIDEIPVTWADVPGSTFVPARHGAGAFAELAAIAWRTRRLAAGTLTAGSAAGAGPRSPMTRPAPVALPVPLAVPQEAL